The Impatiens glandulifera chromosome 3, dImpGla2.1, whole genome shotgun sequence genome contains a region encoding:
- the LOC124932908 gene encoding EIN3-binding F-box protein 1-like, whose translation MAKLFDYLGDDLFNHREGKKIYQNTKESDRRFLSINHGDDIYFPPSKRSRVNAPFVFTRNTATSIDVLPDECLFEIFKRLNGGGQERSSVACVSKRWLNLLGSIRREDDICNMEISLDSDELIDGFLSRSLEGNKATDTRLTAIAVGTSSRGGLGKLSIRGNNSLRGVTNLGFKAVANNCPSLRVLSLWKLSSIDDESLIDIANGCPQLEKLDLSQCPAITDKGLIAVAKRCPGLSSLIIESCPKIGSPSLQAVGSYCPNLKSLTIKNCPLVDDKGIVSLMSSVGFSLSKLKLEALNVGDYSLAVIGHYGKALTELSIFSLKNTTGKGFWVMGNVQGLQKLRSFFISSCNGVTDVGLEAIGKGCPSLKQFNVSKCCIFSDEGLLMFAKSAMLLESLRLEECHRITQRGVVDLLSRFGRNLKGLALVNCMGLKDEFPITKMNSSSTSLRSLIVDNCPGFGDEILAAIGQMCPQLNRIDLSRLQGITDLGITQLVSANESGIVKMTLRNCLNLTDKVICLVADSHGSTLEQLNLDGCKGLTDASLIAIARDCSMLTELDVSRLGITDLGVAALASGLQFNLQILSVAGCSKVTDKSFPRLIELGESGLMGLDIRHCNGISSGTVDQLLDQLCGCDILY comes from the exons ATGGCCAAGCTCTTCGATTACCTCG GCGATGATCTTTTTAATCATCGAGAAGGgaagaaaatatatcaaaataccAAGGAATCCGATCGACGATTTCTCTCGATTAATCATGGCGACGACATCTATTTCCCTCCCAGCAAGAGATCTCGCGTTAATGCCCCGTTTGTATTCACACGCAATACAGCAACATCTATTGATGTTCTTCCCGACGAATGCCTTTTCGAGATCTTCAAGCGTCTAAATGGAGGAGGTCAAGAGAGAAGCTCAGTTGCCTGTGTTTCTAAGCGATGGCTTAACCTTTTGGGTAGCATCCGCAGAGAAGATGATATCTGTAACATGGAAATTTCTTTAGATTCTGATGAATTAATTGATGGATTCCTTTCAAGGAGTTTGGAAGGAAACAAAGCTACAGACACGAGGCTTACTGCCATTGCTGTTGGTACATCTAGTCGAGGAGGATTGGGAAAGCTTTCGATTCGTGGAAACAATTCTCTACGTGGAGTGACCAATCTAGGGTTCAAGGCGGTTGCGAATAACTGCCCGTCTCTTAGAGTTCTTTCGTTATGGAAGTTGTCTTCCATCGATGATGAATCTCTGATTGATATTGCTAATGGATGCCCCCAATTGGAAAAACTCGATCTTTCCCAATGCCCTGCTATTACCGACAAGGGTTTGATTGCAGTAGCAAAGAGGTGCCCTGGTTTGTCTTCTCTTATAATCGAGTCTTGTCCGAAGATCGGTAGCCCTAGCTTACAAGCTGTCGGCAGTTACTGCCCCAACTTGAAGTCTCTTACAATTAAGAATTGCCCTCTTGTTGACGATAAAGGAATCGTCAGTTTGATGTCTTCGGTTGGGTTTTCGTTGTCGAAGTTAAAGCTCGAAGCTTTAAACGTGGGTGATTATTCTCTTGCGGTTATCGGGCATTACGGGAAAGCTCTTACCGAACTTTCCATTTTCAGCCTTAAAAACACAACCGGAAAAGGGTTTTGGGTAATGGGCAATGTCCAGGGTTTGCAGAAATTGAGATCGTTCTTCATCAGCTCGTGCAATGGTGTTACTGACGTGGGTCTCGAAGCGATCGGTAAAGGCTGCCCGAGTTTGAAGCAGTTCAATGTTAGCAAATGTTGTATCTTTTCGGATGAAGGACTTTTGATGTTCGCGAAATCTGCCATGTTACTTGAGAGTTTGCGGTTAGAGGAATGCCACAGAATTACTCAACGTGGGGTTGTGGATCTCCTTTCGAGATTCGGAAGGAATTTGAAGGGTCTTGCTCTCGTCAACTGCATGGGATTGAAAGACGAGTTTCCTATTACGAAGATGAATTCTTCGTCAACGTCGCTTAGATCTTTGATAGTTGATAACTGTCCTGGATTTGGCGATGAAATCTTGGCTGCTATAGGCCAGATGTGCCCGCAGCTCAACCGAATTGATCTGTCCCGGCTTCAGGGGATTACCGATTTAGGCATTACTCAACTTGTGAGTGCTAATGAATCTGGCATCGTAAAGATGACTTTGAGAAATTGCTTGAATTTGACGGATAAGGTTATCTGTCTTGTAGCTGACTCCCACGGTTCGACTCTCGAACAACTGAATCTCGACGGGTGCAAAGGCTTGACTGATGCCAGCTTGATAGCAATTGCCCGGGATTGCTCGATGCTGACAGAACTCGACGTGTCTAGGTTGGGAATCACCGATTTGGGGGTTGCGGCTTTGGCTAGTGGTTTACAATTTAATCTGCAGATCCTTTCGGTGGCGGGTTGTTCTAAGGTCACCGATAAGAGCTTTCCTCGTTTGATTGAGTTGGGTGAAAGTGGGCTTATGGGGTTGGATATTAGACATTGCAATGGGATAAGCAGTGGCACAGTGGATCAGCTTCTTGACCAATTGTGCGGTTGTGATATCCTCTACTGA
- the LOC124932502 gene encoding protein WVD2-like 6 produces MDADDMNSASANGKVHENGTGEEIPLTASTNGGRAGMNGILEIAATSNSSVEEVPDGSIADAESKFSTISKEPRAKVTDVSKGVKQLKGLSKAKNEKSVEVGNAGTVVKRSKEAKDTQSNGSLGSNLRTKQPSAPKIQNRLSIGREVADNHARPKPVVDGAAASKEQPEINDPPAPTVNMTDSDGLSEKKQLKPVRKVVVNKTAADENVQSALSPTEEDSKHRKPGTLPSYNFSFKCDERAAKRKEFYSKLEEKIQAKEEEKNSIQAKTKETQDAEIKKLRKKLAFKATPMPNFYQEPPPPTPELKKIPTTRAKSPKLGRKKSSPTRDESEGKDLSISISHRPAAGRLSLDEKSTRTVKVVVGGGGASSVQPKRPQRKSLPKLPSQKTVLSNDQKSDTLTSSETTETTRIKAIPSEEHDDDESQESTLRTEDNSDDEEDIQEEEEEEDRAQIVFAPKPIALES; encoded by the exons ATGGATGCTGATGATATGAACTCCGCATCTGCAAATGGAAAAGTCCATGAAAATGGTACCGGTGAGGAAATTCCTTTAACTGCTAGCACCAACGGCGGACGTGCAGGGATGAATGGCATTTTAGAAATTGCTGCCACTTCCAACTCATCAGTCGAAGAAGTTCCAGATGGATCGATTGCAGACGCAGAAAGTAAATTTTCGACTATTTCTAAG GAACCTAGAGCCAAGGTAACCGATGTGTCCAAGGGTGTCAAACAATTGAAGGGCTTAAGCAAAGCGAAAAACGAAAAGTCTGTAGAGGTTGGAAATGCTGGTACAGTGGTGAAAAGAAGTAAAGAGGCAAAAGATACTCAATCAAATGGATCGTTGGGTTCAAATTTACGTACCAAACAGCCTTCTGCACCTAAGATACAAAATAGGCTATCGATTGGCAGAGAAGTTGCTGACAACCATGCCAGACCAAAACCTGTAGTAGATGGTGCCGCTGCATCAAAG GAGCAACCTGAAATCAATGATCCACCAGCGCCCACTGTGAATATGACGGATTCAGATGGTCTTTC GGAGAAGAAACAGTTGAAACCGGTGAGAAAAGTGGTCGTAAATAAGACTGCTGCTGATGAAAATGTGCAGTCTGCTCT AAGCCCCACTGAAGAAGATTCAAAGCATCGTAAACCAGGCACACTGCCATCATATAATTTTAGCTTTAAGTGCGATGAAAGGGCTGCAAAAAGAAAAGAG TTTTACTCCAAACTAGAGGAGAAGATTCaagctaaggaagaagagaagaataGTATCCAAGCAAAGACCAAG GAAACCCAAGATGCAGAAATAAAAAAGCTAAGGAAGAAACTGGCTTTTAAGGCAACACCCATGCCAAACTTTTATCAGGAACCTCCGCCGCCCACTCCAGAACTAAAAAAG ATACCAACAACTAGAGCGAAATCTCCAAAGCTTGGGAGGAAAAAGAGTTCGCCTACGAGAGATGAGTCTGAAGGAAAAGACTTGAGCATCAGCATCAGCCATAGACCAGCAGCAGGTCGTTTAAGTTTGGACGAGAAATCTACTCGTACTGTAAAAGTAGTTGTAGGAGGAGGAGGAGCTTCTTCTGTGCAGCCTAAGAGGCCACAGCGCAAGTCCCTTCCAAAGCTGCCTTCCCAGAAAACAGTCCTATCCAATGATCAGAAGAGTGACACTTTAACATCATCCGAAACAACTGAAACAACTCGAATAAAAGCAATTCCATCTGAAGAGCATGATGACGATGAAAGCCAGGAATCCACTCTGAGAACTGAGGATAATAGTGACGATGAAGAGGACATtcaagaggaggaggaggaggaggatcgCGCCCAAATTGTTTTTGCCCCAAAACCTATTGCGTTGGAAAGTTGA